The Punica granatum isolate Tunisia-2019 chromosome 4, ASM765513v2, whole genome shotgun sequence genome has a window encoding:
- the LOC116203551 gene encoding transcription factor bHLH143-like, with translation MVKAGDSWVFEYPPTWKPPDLNGKGASLQPKKQGLMTSYVNPGSPFSPSLVKLPGFAVSGIPNLNIHHTGAPAGSIHCLPSHLQAVPPTLDPVKENASLVSHESGGNNPTLSSFGKRYLVFDQSEKGTRLIYGPSSPLFQKSEVLRRKPYGNLPLDKGEQPTNLTRFGLVNPIFQEESGENYVSGEESEMHEDTEEINALLYSDDDDDYDEENGDEEDEVTSTGHTPSLLVQCCGKRDEVGHTLDEVGSAGRLNKRQKVIGGEYNCSNLLTTGTPPLKLGTSNENESDADSSCIRSQAKGEEKVPVFGGELSKKDEIRQTMKILEGIVPSAEGKDPVVILDEAIKYLKTMKLKAKVLGMSFH, from the coding sequence ATGGTAAAGGCCGGGGATTCTTGGGTCTTTGAGTATCCTCCCACTTGGAAGCCACCCGATCTGAATGGCAAGGGCGCCTCGCTTCAGCCCAAAAAACAAGGACTAATGACATCATATGTGAATCCTGGCTCTCCCTTTTCTCCTTCACTTGTGAAACTCCCAGGATTCGCAGTTTCAGGCATTCCAAACTTGAACATTCATCACACAGGTGCACCTGCTGGCTCGATTCATTGCTTGCCCTCTCATTTACAGGCTGTTCCTCCCACCTTAGACCCGGTGAAAGAAAATGCATCATTAGTCTCTCATGAATCTGGTGGGAACAACCCAACCCTAAGTTCTTTTGGAAAGAGATATCTTGTATTTGATCAGTCCGAGAAGGGAACGAGGTTGATCTATGGCCCTTCTAGCCCTCTATTCCAGAAGTCAGAAGTTCTCCGGAGGAAACCATATGGCAACTTGCCTTTGGATAAGGGAGAGCAGCCTACAAATCTGACTCGATTCGGTCTGGTTAACCCAATTTTTCAGGAAGAGTCTGGTGAGAATTATGTCAGTGGGGAAGAAAGTGAGATGCATGAAGATACTGAAGAAATTAATGCATTACTTTACtcagatgatgatgatgattatgatgaagaaaatggggatgaggaagatgaagTCACAAGCACGGGACACACACCAAGTTTGCTTGTGCAATGTTGTGGGAAGCGTGATGAAGTAGGGCACACATTGGACGAGGTTGGAAGTGCCGGCCGCCTCAACAAGAGGCAGAAAGTGATTGGCGGTGAATACAACTGCTCTAATTTACTGACTACGGGGACTCCACCCTTAAAGTTAGGCACTTCTAATGAGAATGAGAGCGATGCTGATTCCAGCTGTATAAGGAGCCAGGCCAAAGGAGAGGAGAAAGTTCCTGTCTTCGGTGGTGAGTTGTCTAAGAAGGATGAGATCCGTCAAACGATGAAAATTCTTGAGGGCATTGTTCCCAGTGCTGAGGGCAAGGACCCAGTCGTCATCCTCGATGAGGCTATTAAGTACCTGAAGACCATGAAGCTCAAAGCCAAAGTTCTCGGAATGAGCTTCCACTAA
- the LOC116203538 gene encoding probable LRR receptor-like serine/threonine-protein kinase At4g36180 isoform X1 — MFSLPWPGLEKLDIHGTRVLGSIPGSISNATSLLYFAAYNCLIQGPLPSSMTNMSRLEVLLLNFNGLTGQIPEISGMRSLRKLSLMQNTLEGAIPASICSLSSLQYLTLASNSLTGTLPECIGDLQNLERISIGINKMNGSISSLRSLSRNSTLAFMGLGFAGLSLLDQTSVPKNFNPRVLSLRSCQLKGNIPEFISNLTNLQMLMLGYNSLSGNIPDWLFSMPNLGYLDLSFNNLQGVLPPSIQLKKFFGPTSLLVSNNHLHGSIPILGPNMDLADLSWNNFTGKIPARSELGKLIYLSLSGNKLSDQIPLSWCEAEDSFMFLDLSSNDLSGPLPLSLSSCESLIFLNLSSNHFAGNIPVDLFKDASNLRFLALDNNLFDARFPRFIQSLEKLEVLKIGSNRLQGPVPPFIGSLRSLKILILENNFFNGSIPEEITNLNKLQYLDFSNNNFSGPMPEKLSSMTMLGSRFKEGTILGYVFSSGYAGVQLSMVTKGSLYQFRVVREYLTGIDLSGNSLTGNIPSEIGILQGLYMLNLSHNSLSGPIPESIGNMSSLESLDLSFNQLNREIPRTLTLIDSLSVFNLSYNNLTGKIPSGSHFDTLSLDGSAYIGNRFLCEAPDGINCTDTPSNHGEDKVDDPGDDEKGLLYMFVIIGYGLGIIVPLMALYLNLDWRRNYWRKIDSIVMRTIHMFGQGRR; from the coding sequence ATGTTCTCACTTCCCTGGCCTGGATTAGAGAAATTAGATATCCATGGCACTCGAGTTCTGGGCTCCATCCCGGGCTCAATCTCAAATGCAACCTCTctactttattttgcagcataTAATTGCTTGATTCAAGgtcctcttccttcttccatGACAAACATGTCGAGATTGGAGGTTTTACTGCTCAACTTCAATGGCTTAACAGGTCAAATTCCTGAAATTTCAGGCATGAGAAGCCTCAGGAAACTGTCTCTAATGCAGAATACACTTGAAGGTGCCATCCCCGCCTCAATTTGCAGCCTCTCCTCTCTCCAGTACCTCACTTTGGCAAGTAACTCATTGACTGGAACATTACCCGAATGCATTGGAGATCTCCAAAATCTCGAACGCATCTCTATCGGCATCAACAAGATGAATGGCTCGATCTCTTCACTGCGTTCTTTGTCCAGGAATTCCACACTTGCTTTTATGGGCCTAGGATTCGCTGGGCTATCCCTTTTGGACCAAACTTCAGTACCAAAAAACTTCAACCCCAGAGTATTAAGCCTAAGGTCGTGTCAGCTCAAAGGTAACATCCCAGAATTTATTTCCAACTTAACCAACCTCCAGATGTTAATGCTGGGATACAACAGCCTCTCTGGAAATATACCCGATTGGCTTTTCAGTATGCCAAACTTGGGTTACCTAGACCTCTCCTTCAACAATTTACAGGGAGTTCTCCCGCCGAGCATTCAGCTTAAGAAGTTTTTTGGACCGACATCGTTGCTTGTTTCTAACAACCATCTCCATGGTAGCATTCCCATCCTAGGCCCAAACATGGACTTAGCTGATCTGTCTTGGAACAATTTTACTGGTAAAATTCCTGCACGTTCGGAGCTCGGGAAATTGATATACTTATCGCTCTCAGGAAACAAACTATCAGATCAAATTCCTCTTTCCTGGTGTGAAGCAGAAGACAGTTTCATGTTCCTGGATCTTTCCAGCAATGACCTGTCGGGGCCCCTCCCTTTGAGCTTGAGCAGCTGCGAATCCCTCATTTTTCTTAACCTTAGCAGCAATCACTTTGCTGGAAACATCCCTGTGGATCTCTTCAAGGATGCAAGTAACCTGAGATTTCTTGCACTGGACAACAACCTTTTTGATGCCAGATTTCCTAGGTTCATCCAAAGCCTGGAAAAACTGGAGGTGCTCAAAATTGGGAGCAATCGACTTCAAGGGCCGGTCCCTCCGTTCATCGGCAGCCTAAGGAGTCTCAAAATCCTCATCCTGGAGAATAACTTCTTTAATGGTTCAATCCCTGAAGAGATAACAAATCTGAACAAGCTTCAGTATTTGGACTTCTCGAATAACAATTTCTCAGGTCCCATGCCCGAGAAACTGAGTTCCATGACAATGCTCGGGTCCCGATTCAAAGAAGGGACCATTCTGGGTTACGTTTTCTCTTCCGGGTATGCTGGAGTCCAGCTAAGTATGGTAACCAAGGGATCCCTCTATCAGTTCCGGGTGGTCCGGGAATACCTCACAGGGATCGATCTGTCTGGTAATTCTCTGACCGGAAACATACCATCGGAGATAGGAATCTTACAAGGGCTTTACATGCTCAATCTTTCACACAACTCTCTTTCGGGTCCCATCCCCGAAAGCATTGGCAATATGAGCAGCTTAGAGTCACTCGACCTCAGTTTCAATCAGCTGAATAGAGAAATCCCAAGAACATTAACTCTGATAGACTCTCTCTCCGTATTCAACCTGTCCTACAACAACCTCACCGGAAAAATCCCGTCAGGGTCTCATTTCGATACTCTGTCCTTAGATGGGTCGGCTTACATCGGGAACAGGTTCCTGTGTGAGGCTCCTGATGGAATTAATTGCACTGATACTCCATCGAATCATGGGGAAGATAAGGTTGATGATCCTGGTGATGATGAGAAGGGGTTGCTCTACATGTTCGTGATAATTGGATATGGACTCGGGATTATTGTCCCACTCATGGCCTTGTACTTGAACCTGGATTGGAGGAGGAATTACTGGCGAAAAATTGATAGTATTGTCATGAGAACAATCCATATGTTCGGACAGGGTCGTAGGTAG
- the LOC116203538 gene encoding receptor-like protein 11 isoform X2, with protein sequence MRSLRKLSLMQNTLEGAIPASICSLSSLQYLTLASNSLTGTLPECIGDLQNLERISIGINKMNGSISSLRSLSRNSTLAFMGLGFAGLSLLDQTSVPKNFNPRVLSLRSCQLKGNIPEFISNLTNLQMLMLGYNSLSGNIPDWLFSMPNLGYLDLSFNNLQGVLPPSIQLKKFFGPTSLLVSNNHLHGSIPILGPNMDLADLSWNNFTGKIPARSELGKLIYLSLSGNKLSDQIPLSWCEAEDSFMFLDLSSNDLSGPLPLSLSSCESLIFLNLSSNHFAGNIPVDLFKDASNLRFLALDNNLFDARFPRFIQSLEKLEVLKIGSNRLQGPVPPFIGSLRSLKILILENNFFNGSIPEEITNLNKLQYLDFSNNNFSGPMPEKLSSMTMLGSRFKEGTILGYVFSSGYAGVQLSMVTKGSLYQFRVVREYLTGIDLSGNSLTGNIPSEIGILQGLYMLNLSHNSLSGPIPESIGNMSSLESLDLSFNQLNREIPRTLTLIDSLSVFNLSYNNLTGKIPSGSHFDTLSLDGSAYIGNRFLCEAPDGINCTDTPSNHGEDKVDDPGDDEKGLLYMFVIIGYGLGIIVPLMALYLNLDWRRNYWRKIDSIVMRTIHMFGQGRR encoded by the coding sequence ATGAGAAGCCTCAGGAAACTGTCTCTAATGCAGAATACACTTGAAGGTGCCATCCCCGCCTCAATTTGCAGCCTCTCCTCTCTCCAGTACCTCACTTTGGCAAGTAACTCATTGACTGGAACATTACCCGAATGCATTGGAGATCTCCAAAATCTCGAACGCATCTCTATCGGCATCAACAAGATGAATGGCTCGATCTCTTCACTGCGTTCTTTGTCCAGGAATTCCACACTTGCTTTTATGGGCCTAGGATTCGCTGGGCTATCCCTTTTGGACCAAACTTCAGTACCAAAAAACTTCAACCCCAGAGTATTAAGCCTAAGGTCGTGTCAGCTCAAAGGTAACATCCCAGAATTTATTTCCAACTTAACCAACCTCCAGATGTTAATGCTGGGATACAACAGCCTCTCTGGAAATATACCCGATTGGCTTTTCAGTATGCCAAACTTGGGTTACCTAGACCTCTCCTTCAACAATTTACAGGGAGTTCTCCCGCCGAGCATTCAGCTTAAGAAGTTTTTTGGACCGACATCGTTGCTTGTTTCTAACAACCATCTCCATGGTAGCATTCCCATCCTAGGCCCAAACATGGACTTAGCTGATCTGTCTTGGAACAATTTTACTGGTAAAATTCCTGCACGTTCGGAGCTCGGGAAATTGATATACTTATCGCTCTCAGGAAACAAACTATCAGATCAAATTCCTCTTTCCTGGTGTGAAGCAGAAGACAGTTTCATGTTCCTGGATCTTTCCAGCAATGACCTGTCGGGGCCCCTCCCTTTGAGCTTGAGCAGCTGCGAATCCCTCATTTTTCTTAACCTTAGCAGCAATCACTTTGCTGGAAACATCCCTGTGGATCTCTTCAAGGATGCAAGTAACCTGAGATTTCTTGCACTGGACAACAACCTTTTTGATGCCAGATTTCCTAGGTTCATCCAAAGCCTGGAAAAACTGGAGGTGCTCAAAATTGGGAGCAATCGACTTCAAGGGCCGGTCCCTCCGTTCATCGGCAGCCTAAGGAGTCTCAAAATCCTCATCCTGGAGAATAACTTCTTTAATGGTTCAATCCCTGAAGAGATAACAAATCTGAACAAGCTTCAGTATTTGGACTTCTCGAATAACAATTTCTCAGGTCCCATGCCCGAGAAACTGAGTTCCATGACAATGCTCGGGTCCCGATTCAAAGAAGGGACCATTCTGGGTTACGTTTTCTCTTCCGGGTATGCTGGAGTCCAGCTAAGTATGGTAACCAAGGGATCCCTCTATCAGTTCCGGGTGGTCCGGGAATACCTCACAGGGATCGATCTGTCTGGTAATTCTCTGACCGGAAACATACCATCGGAGATAGGAATCTTACAAGGGCTTTACATGCTCAATCTTTCACACAACTCTCTTTCGGGTCCCATCCCCGAAAGCATTGGCAATATGAGCAGCTTAGAGTCACTCGACCTCAGTTTCAATCAGCTGAATAGAGAAATCCCAAGAACATTAACTCTGATAGACTCTCTCTCCGTATTCAACCTGTCCTACAACAACCTCACCGGAAAAATCCCGTCAGGGTCTCATTTCGATACTCTGTCCTTAGATGGGTCGGCTTACATCGGGAACAGGTTCCTGTGTGAGGCTCCTGATGGAATTAATTGCACTGATACTCCATCGAATCATGGGGAAGATAAGGTTGATGATCCTGGTGATGATGAGAAGGGGTTGCTCTACATGTTCGTGATAATTGGATATGGACTCGGGATTATTGTCCCACTCATGGCCTTGTACTTGAACCTGGATTGGAGGAGGAATTACTGGCGAAAAATTGATAGTATTGTCATGAGAACAATCCATATGTTCGGACAGGGTCGTAGGTAG
- the LOC116203544 gene encoding extensin-like, protein MAVSSDCPYPLLALHIVLLFSSINPTLESRPNFPSSRKKNVHGIVHLMEVKSVPPLPRPKLPRLPPFLSSPPPLTSTEPVPVRNSPPPEPTPELPPTPSSPAAAPSLPPVPKKEKIPPPPQPPEVASPPPVSSIPRPLPTPKSPPPRPSKLPPPTPISTPLAPHMSPSPKSQQLPPPSPPPVVAMPPRTAKSHPPHSAMLPPPALGSPPPGSKELPPPTKVTSPPPSSAVQPPPPPRVKSPPSHSPKLPTPSPVSPSHAPPRPVSSISSPPPPKPKTPPPPTKLEPPPSQSPKLATPTPVPTPHAPPAPASSISSPLPPKLKSPPSQSPKLPNPTPPVSSSHASPPPISSISSPPPISSEAPPSPSSVCPPQLILPSPTSPAQAPSSSPQSPVSGRISPPAEAPILNPPVTRQEPVMPPVPENRKPPSTPEPWPKWPVWPFPNGTYPLIPVIPKFPPMHKSNLSSASVAPSPSNH, encoded by the coding sequence ATGGCAGTCTCTAGCGATTGCCCTTACCCTCTCTTGGCCCTTCACATTGTTTTGCTCTTCTCGAGCATCAATCCCACGCTGGAGTCACGTCCGAACTTTCCCAGTTCCAGGAAGAAAAATGTCCATGGGATTGTACACTTGATGGAAGTGAAGTCGGTGCCGCCCCTCCCACGCCCTAAACTGCCACGCCTGCCGCCTTTCCTCTCCTCACCACCCCCGTTGACCTCTACCGAGCCAGTTCCGGTTCGCAATTCTCCACCGCCAGAACCAACCCCGGAATTGCCTCCTACACCCAGTTCACCTGCAGCAGCTCCCTCTTTGCCGCCAGTgccaaagaaggaaaagatcccaccaccaccacagccaccagAAGTGGCATCTCCACCACCTGTTTCGTCCATACCACGACCACTGCCAACCCCGAAATCCCCACCTCCACGACCATCGAAACTGCCTCCTCCTACCCCAATCTCAACTCCGCTTGCTCCCCACATGTCTCCGTCACCGAAAAGTCAACAGCTCCCACCACCATCTCCGCCCCCGGTTGTGGCCATGCCACCTCGGACTGCCAAATCTCACCCTCCACATTCAGCAATGCTACCTCCTCCTGCCCTTGGATCACCACCCCCGGGAAGCAAGGAGCTTCCGCCACCCACAAAAGTGACATCTCCTCCTCCGTCTTCGGCTGTAcagccaccaccaccaccgaGAGTGAAATCCCCGCCTTCCCATTCACCCAAACTGCCCACTCCATCACCAGTTTCACCTTCACATGCTCCCCCACGGCCTGTTTCCTCAATATCGTCGCCGCCACCACCGAAGCCGAAAACGCCGCCACCGCCAACAAAGCTTGAACCGCCGCCTTCTCAGTCACCTAAACTGGCCACTCCAACACCGGTTCCAACTCCACATGCTCCCCCCGCGCCTGCTTCCTCAATATCGTCGCCGCTACCACCGAAGCTGAAATCGCCGCCTTCTCAATCACCCAAACTGCCCAATCCAACGCCGCCTGTTTCTTCATCACATGCTTCCCCACCGCCCATTTCCTCGATATCGTCGCCGCCGCCAATTTCCTCAGAAGCACCACCGTCACCGAGCTCAGTTTGTCCACCACAACTGATTTTACCTTCACCAACTTCACCTGCACAAGCCCCCTCCTCGTCTCCACAATCACCGGTAAGCGGACGAATTTCACCACCTGCTGAGGCACCTATACTGAATCCGCCAGTTACGCGGCAAGAGCCTGTGATGCCACCTGTGCCCGAGAACCGAAAGCCGCCCTCCACCCCTGAGCCATGGCCTAAATGGCCCGTATGGCCCTTCCCTAATGGGACATACCCCCTGATCCCTGTCATCCCAAAGTTCCCACCAATGCATAAGTCTAATCTGTCAAGTGCTTCTGTAGCCCCTTCCCCTTCAAACCACTGA
- the LOC116203540 gene encoding root phototropism protein 3 has translation MWDSENESVGGRDYGNGVLSSTKQGVKTEGFELRDQSWYVATDIPSDLLVQVGSVNFHLHKYPLLSRSGKFNRIIYESRDPEFSKIILDDLPGGPEAFELAAKFCYGIAVDLTAANISGLRCTAEYLEMTEDLEEGNLIFKTEAFLSYVVLSSWRDSILVLKSCEKLSPWAENLQIVRRCSESIAWKACANPKGIRWAYTGKPPKVSSPKWNDNMKDSSPSRNQQVPPDWWFEDVSILRIDHFVRVITAIKVKGMRFELIGAAIMQYAAKWLPGLIKDAAGAGDDGAGSNSGSSNSNSNSCSSSSWKGGLHMVVAGTGSNEDPPNVQAKDQRMIIESLISIIPPQKDSVSCSFLLRLLRMAIMLKVAPALVTELEKRVGMQFEQATLADLLIPTYNKSETLYDVDLVQRLLEHFLVQEQMEGSSPSRQSFSDKHGYDGGLRVTNQNAKMRVARLVDSYLTEVSRDRNLSLTKFQVLAEALPESARTCDDGLYRAIDSYLKAHPTLTEHERKRLCRIMDCQKLSIDACMHAAQNERLPLRVVVQVLFSEQVKISNALANSTLKEQGEMNYQPMISNRKTLLEGAPQSFQEGWAAAKKDINTLKFELESMKAKYLELQNDMEVLQRQFDKMAKPKNSSAWTSGWKKLSRLTKMSGLENQEMGSQIPGAGAAADHTRKTPRRWRNSIS, from the exons ATGTGGGATTCCGAGAATGAGTCCGTTGGTGGGCGAGATTACGGGAACGGAGTCCTTAGCTCCACCAAGCAAGGCGTCAAGACGGAGGGATTCGAGCTGAGAGACCAGTCCTG GTATGTCGCCACAGACATTCCAAGTGACCTTCTAGTTCAAGTTGGAAGTGTTAATTTCCACTTACACAAG TATCCCCTTCTTTCTAGGAGTGGAAAGTTCAACAGAATCATATACGAATCTCGTGACCCCGAATTCAGTAAGATAATCTTGGATGACCTCCCTGGTGGGCCTGAGGCCTTCGAGTTGGCTGCAAAGTTCTGCTACGGGATTGCCGTCGATCTCACAGCAGCTAACATCTCGGGGCTAAGGTGTACTGCCGAGTATCTAGAAATGACAGAGGACTTGGAAGAAGGCAACCTCATCTTCAAAACCGAAGCTTTCCTCAGCTATGTCGTTCTATCTTCTTGGAGGGACTCCATATTGGTATTAAAGAGCTGCGAGAAGTTATCCCCTTGGGCGGAGAATCTCCAGATTGTTCGGAGATGCAGTGAGTCAATAGCATGGAAGGCCTGTGCTAATCCCAAGGGTATCCGTTGGGCTTACACAGGTAAGCCCCCAAAGGTTTCCAGCCCGAAATGGAATGACAACATGAAGGATTCGAGCCCGAGCAGGAACCAGCAAGTCCCTCCTGATTGGTGGTTTGAGGATGTCTCCATCCTGAGGATTGATCACTTCGTTCGGGTCATCACCGCCATCAAAGTGAAGGGCATGAGGTTCGAGCTGATAGGAGCAGCTATCATGCAGTATGCAGCGAAGTGGCTTCCAGGTCTGATAAAGGATGCGGCAGGAGCCGGGGATGATGGAGCTGGAAGCAACAGCGGTAGCAGTAACAGTAACAGTAATAGCTGTAGTAGCAGTAGCTGGAAAGGCGGGCTCCACATGGTGGTCGCTGGCACTGGCAGTAACGAAGATCCTCCGAATGTTCAAGCAAAGGATCAGAGGATGATAATTGAGAGCCTGATAAGCATAATCCCACCCCAGAAGGACAGTGTCTCCTGTTCCTTCCTCCTGCGGCTCCTAAGGATGGCAATCATGTTAAAG GTGGCTCcagctttggttactgaatTGGAGAAGCGGGTGGGGATGCAGTTTGAGCAGGCGACCTTAGCAGATCTTCTAATTCCTACATACAACAAGAGCGAGACATTGTATGATGTGGATCTCGTTCAGAGACTCTTGGAGCATTTCCTTGTACAAGAACAAATGGAAGGTTCAAGTCCTAGCCGACAGTCATTCTCGGACAAGCACGGGTATGATGGGGGCCTACGTGTTACTAATCAGAACGCAAAGATGAGAGTGGCACGGCTGGTTGATAGTTATCTCACGGAGGTATCCAGAGATCGAAACCTCTCACTGACAAAGTTCCAAGTGCTTGCAGAGGCCTTGCCCGAATCTGCAAGAACGTGCGATGACGGGCTATATCGAGCCATAGATTCCTATCTTAAG GCCCATCCGACACTCACTGAGCACGAGAGGAAGCGCCTATGCCGAATAATGGACTGCCAGAAGCTATCAATTGACGCTTGCATGCACGCAGCCCAGAATGAGAGGCTTCCACTGAGAGTGGTAGTCCAAGTCCTCTTCTCTGAGCAGGTCAAGATAAGCAACGCGTTAGCAAACAGCACCTTGAAAGAACAGGGCGAAATGAACTATCAGCCCATGATCTCGAACCGGAAGACCCTCCTTGAAGGGGCCCCACAGTCGTTCCAGGAAGGGTGGGCTGCTGCAAAGAAGGACATCAACACGCTCAAGTTCGAGCTCGAGAGCATGAAGGCCAAGTATCTTGAACTGCAGAATGATATGGAGGTCCTTCAGAGACAGTTTGATAAGATGGCAAAGCCGAAGAACTCGTCGGCTTGGACCAGTGGGTGGAAGAAACTGAGCAGACTTACAAAGATGTCGGGTTTAGAGAATCAGGAGATGGGGTCTCAGATCCCCGGGGCCGGTGCTGCTGCAGATCATACCAGGAAGACTCCAAGGAGGTGGAGGAATTCGATTTCCTAG
- the LOC116203543 gene encoding uncharacterized protein LOC116203543, with amino-acid sequence MDGGRAEAERWLTAAEKLLATRDFHGTKSFAIRARESDPRLEAADRMLAVVDTLLAGECLINGQQPDWYAILQLGHLTQSVELIADHYRRLALLLNPERNHFPFADQAFRLVSEAWNVLSNPNKKAFYDNELRMIQLGHLGFQPPPKKSPRNKEPHAPPPASQEERPPIFENGAEPSRQQGRVGRPPAASSSAAPPPADSTDSESFWTACPYCYMIYEYPRVYEDCALKCQGCERAFQAVEVAPPPVTAKDTFYNCWAYFPLGFTGNDKGPGDGPSWKPMSSMFIPPPQKPKKRGQRAGNTGPRVYYDDDDIYVEVSDPSDDSDDADWNGSTKKKRGRPAKVKSPASKSVTKKTPAERQGSAGQIPTEQSTVGGAENVGARSTGQPVERAETSRKGPGNPTRKQTGRGAKALGKLDLNVEFSNEVEEPARAVSGGNGRGHGEEDNIEGTGFFEGLDEFLSSLPILSVVNDDKVKAA; translated from the coding sequence ATGGACGGTGGAAGAGCGGAGGCGGAGCGGTGGCTCACGGCGGCGGAGAAGCTCCTGGCCACGCGCGACTTTCATGGGACCAAGAGCTTTGCGATCCGGGCCCGCGAGTCTGACCCCAGGCTGGAGGCGGCCGATCGCATGCTCGCGGTGGTCGACACCCTCCTCGCCGGCGAGTGCCTCATCAACGGCCAGCAGCCCGATTGGTATGCCATCCTCCAGCTCGGCCACCTCACCCAGAGCGTCGAGCTCATCGCCGACCACTACCGGCGCCTTGCCCTCCTCCTCAACCCCGAGCGCAACCACTTCCCCTTCGCGGATCAGGCCTTCAGGCTCGTCTCCGAGGCCTGGAACGTCCTCTCCAACCCCAACAAGAAGGCATTTTATGACAACGAGCTCCGCATGATCCAGCTCGGCCATCTAGGGTTTCAGCCGCCCCCCAAGAAGAGCCCCAGGAACAAGGAGCCGCACGCCCCCCCACCCGCTTCCCAGGAGGAGCGGCCACCCATCTTCGAGAATGGCGCTGAGCCGTCTCGGCAGCAAGGCCGCGTGGGTCGCCCCCCAGCGGCGTCTTCGTCGGCGGCTCCTCCGCCGGCCGACTCCACTGACTCGGAGAGCTTCTGGACCGCGTGTCCTTACTGCTACATGATCTACGAGTACCCTCGGGTTTATGAGGACTGCGCTCTCAAGTGCCAGGGCTGTGAACGAGCATTCCAGGCGGTGGAGGTGGCGCCTCCGCCGGTGACCGCCAAGGATACCTTCTACAACTGCTGGGCATATTTCCCGTTAGGATTTACAGGAAATGATAAGGGCCCTGGCGACGGTCCCAGTTGGAAGCCTATGTCATCTATGTTCATCCCTCCCCCACAGAAACCGAAGAAACGGGGACAAAGGGCTGGTAATACTGGCCCACGGGTCTACTacgatgatgatgacatcTACGTAGAGGTCTCAGACCCGAGCGACGACTCTGATGATGCTGACTGGAATGGTTCtacaaagaagaaaaggggaaGACCTGCGAAAGTGAAGAGCCCTGCGAGCAAGAGTGTCACCAAGAAAACCCCGGCAGAGAGACAGGGCAGTGCCGGACAAATCCCCACGGAGCAGAGCACTGTTGGTGGTGCAGAAAATGTGGGAGCCAGGTCCACTGGGCAGCCCGTGGAGCGTGCTGAGACTAGCCGGAAGGGACCGGGAAACCCCACGAGGAAGCAAACGGGGCGAGGAGCAAAAGCCCTGGGGAAGCTCGACTTGAATGTGGAGTTCAGCAATGAGGTGGAAGAGCCTGCGCGGGCAGTGAGCGGTGGGAATGGGAGAGGGCACGGGGAGGAGGACAACATCGAGGGGACAGGTTTCTTCGAGGGCCTGGACGAGTTCCTAAGTAGTCTGCCTATACTTTCTGTTGTGAATGATGATAAAGTTAAGGCTGCTTAA
- the LOC116204104 gene encoding protein PELPK1: MAKFFILSITIGLMFLITLSSLSSNKLVEARHLLEETSPEVPKLSEPEFPDLPNIPGLPKVEVPQFPGFPSVPKFDFPSIPKPEIPDFPDLPDVPELPKPTVP; encoded by the coding sequence ATGGCTAAGTTCTTCATCTTATCAATCACCATCGGTCTAATGTTTCTCATCACCCTTTCATCGTTGAGCAGCAACAAGCTAGTTGAAGCTCGTCATCTTCTGGAGGAGACCTCGCCTGAAGTGCCCAAACTGTCTGAACCGGAATTCCCCGACCTCCCAAATATCCCAGGTTTGCCCAAGGTCGAAGTGCCTCAGTTTCCTGGATTCCCAAGTGTGCCCAAGTTTGACTTCCCATCCATCCCAAAACCTGAGATACCAGATTTTCCCGACTTGCCCGACGTCCCCGAGCTCCCTAAGCCAACGGTGCCATAG